The segment ATCTGTACTCCACAAGTTTCAATAGTCTTGTTCATCAATCTGTCTACTAAGAAACATTCCACTTTAGTCTAGCTTGGCAGAAAAATTATGTAGAATAATATGCATAATATACACAATTTGTGCACATTTTAAACCGTTCTGATTTTTGAAAGCCCTACCACTGACATTTACTATTactatataaatgtatttatttatctggaATCAGATGCCACACTAATAGCAAACCTCTGTGACATTTTACCCTTTtgtcatcattttattttctgtATGTCTTACTTTGTTTAAtttcaataaaacaaacacttgCCACTAGCACTGAGCATTCACCAGGCGTGGGAATAAAGAATTAATTAATGTAATCTTGATGTAATTTTGCATGTATGTCCAAAGCCTCATAAGCTCCAAGATGTGGAGGCTAACAAGGGGCTaacctctgctctgctccttcTCTGCAGCATTACACAACCCCACAAAGAGGCCCTTTCAGGCCACAGCTTAGGTGCAACTCCTCCACTGTTAGTCACCAGACACCCTAGCCTCAGCCTCACTCTTCAATGGCTTATGGGGccgtttattgtttatttatgtaaatcCATTTGTGAAACACTGGGTTGGGGTTTTCTTTTAGGCGGGGGGGTTACACCACTGGAAGCCCACAGAAGTTGTTTTATCTGTCGTGGTGTCGTGGTAAATTTAAATATGGTTTGAAGAGATGATGCAAAATAGAAGGATGCGGACCAACAAAGTGGATACACATTTCATAATCGCCATCGTCCAGATCAAGTCAGAGTTGTTTTCCGAGCTCAGTCCAGCAGGTCACATGTAATTTAGCAAGTTAGCAATAAAAGGCAAGTGCATTGTGATCCATTCAACATCGTTATGCTGTATTTTTAACGCTTActtttaagtgtttgtgtcttttcccCCGTTCACTTCACTGTTTAATATCTGCTGAAGTGTATAAAGTCTTTGTGTAACATATGTGTACTACTCTACTATATACACCTCACTTTCACATACAGGTCTCGTCTCCCCCCCTTCTTATTTGCAAAAACCAATCCCTGGCAGGGTTGTTAATCTGGTAGAGTTGTAATAAGTCTCAGTGCAGTTTGAGCAAACTGAGACTTTTGTCAgcaagtaacacacacacacacacagcttctacGCACAtgcgcaacacacacattcacagagtcTAAACCATTTCACTGCTCCCTATcccttgctctcacacactctctctctgtttctgtcacacacacacacacacactcaaacacagaaggGTGGACCACCTATGCTCTCAGTCACCTTCTCGCACATACACTCAGGCTAGGCGGTGCACTGACACGAACAGAGGAACACGTCcttatcctcctcctcatcctctccaacTGCTGAAGGACTGTAGATCCaccgaagaagaagaaacaggaTGAATGGCAGCGACTACTCTGACTACTCTGACTACTCTGACTGGTACTCCGACAACTTGGAACCCACCAAGACACCTATAGAGTGAGTACAGAGTAAATATCTAAAAACTGAACATTTGGTGTAGTCAGGCTAACTGCTGACGAAACTAGTTGAAGTGCACTTGAGAGAGTACCCTGTTTTCTTTCTAATATTTCTTCGTGTGCAAGTATCCATCAGTATATTCTggatttcttgttgttgttgttgttgttgttgttgtttttgtgatggTAATCTATTTTGTGTCCAAAATGAGTGTTTGAAATGGGATTTGATGGAAAGAACTAAGCAAAAACTTTGATGGAAAGTGCCTCCAAAACTAAATTATGATGAATATGGCACATGTGACAAATTCCCTAGCCACCTGAAAGTCTTAAATCCATTTATGGAGAGGATGCTCTACATCTTTAATGTCAATTGTAAAAATGGCATGACATTAAAGCACTTAAAACCATACTACTACATACTGGGTACACTGGTTAAATGTGCTATTGGTGTGATGGGTGTCAGAATATCACCCGCTGTAAGACATCACCATGGCATGGACACATTATACCTATCAAATCTGGAGTGATAAGAGTCCATTCGATTCTGACCAAAATAAAGCTCTCCACACTTTCCGCTCTCCCCTCTTGAAAAGCCTCTTTGTGTAAGAGCTTTGCACAAACGCAGCTCAAACTCTTCCAAATCTTGTGTCACCCCCAGAGTGGTTCCACCATGTGACCCCACGGCCGACGATCAGCTCTTCCACATATGCATCGCAGCCATTTCAGTGAGTAGCCATGAGCCACTGTTGCCACTGTGGATTATATATTATAAGTGAAAGAGTCATTTGTGAGAGGAACCGCTTGTTAAGTTTACCATCATGATACAATAGCAGCCTTCATTTGCCTACAGTTTTTGGAGTAAATTCACCCTATATAAATATTCTCAAACTGATAACAAGCAGAATTGTGTTAGATTGTTAAATTTCAGATTTTAGAGCCGCTATGTCCATGCATGGAAATAGCAGGCTGGACTCACATGAACATTCCATTTGCATACATGTTTCACACGCTACATCTCAAAATTCCTCAGCTGATTAGGCAGTATTGTGTGGCCTAGTGTGCATGTGAGGCAGAGGGACACAAATTACATTGTGTAACATTACGTAAAAGTGATAGGGTAGGGATATAAGGGTCTTTATTTTATGTGCTGCCACTTCACATAAAAATACAGATAACTTGACCCATGTACAAACTTGGTATTAAAGGaattttaaaataaaaggtTAAGAAACACAGCTTTTCAGCATTGCTTGCAAGTGTTTAGCCTACTGTGAGAGTCTAGTGCTCTTTGAATTGTAGAGTGATCAGCACATTTCCAGGTTAAACTGACATCTAAGTGCCACGTTACACTTTTGGGGTCATAAGTCAGCCTCCTCTGACTCACTCATAAAACAGATTAGGGTATGAGGAGATTGTGTGTCTATTGGCAATCTTCAGTTTATTACTAACATCCTCAACAAAGATCCTCCAATGCATGCTCTGATTGAGATAGAAACTTCATTCatactgtgtgatgtgtgtatgtaaacataTGTATCTGCTGTATCTCTCGTTTTGTGcatgtctttgcatgtgtgtgtgtgtgtgtgtgtgtgtgtgtgtgtgtgtgtgtgtgtgtgtgtgtgttggcctgctTACatgggcattgtgtgtgtgtgtgtgtgtgtgtgtgtgtgtgtgtgtgtgtgtgtgtgtgtgtgtgtgtgtgtgtgtgtgtgtgttggcccgctcacatgggcatgtgtgttgtgttgcagctGGTTTCGATGCTGATCTTAGCCGTGGCCACCCGCAGCAAGAGGATGTGCCAGAGCTTCCAGAGGGGGTCTCCCAGCATCTTCAAGTAAGTGGTTGCTAGGGCGGCATGTGGCTCTGGCCCTGGGGTGGTGCACATCCACAGAACCAGCAAATCTGATCTGGAGACAGCAGCTAGCTGGGATTAAACCATGTATTAACGCAGTctgatgtgtttgatgtgtgttagCTGCTGtctatatacagtggggaaaataagtatttgaacccctgccgatttcgcaagtttggccacttgcaaagaaatgtgtgatctataattgtaatggtatgtgtattttaacagtgagaaacagaatatcaacatttatgacttaatttgcatttgatgcagaaaataagtatttgaacccctagcaaaatatgacttagtacttggtggaataaccctggttggcaagcacagacgtcagacttttcttgtagttggtcaccaggtttacacacatctcaggagggattttggtccactcctctttgcagatcctctccaaatccttaaggttgccttttcaatgggagggaatgagggaatgaggttcaagcccataatgtttccacctccatgcttgacggtggggatggtgttcttggggtcatattcagcattcttcccccgcTTCAAACttggcaagtcgagttgatgccaaagagcttgattttggtctcatctgaccacatcctgtctcccaatcctccttagaatcattcaagtgttcattggcaaacttcagacggccctgtacatgtgcttccttgagcagggggaccttgcgagtgctgcagtacttcaaaccattacggcgtagtgtgttgccaacggttttcttggtgactgtggtcccagctggtcattgggagccagaattcttgctgtttgcttgggggttcaaatacttattttctgcatcaaatacaaataaagtcataaatgttatgaaatgcagttttctggatttgtttgttgatattctatttctcactgttaaaatacacctaccattacaattatagatcacacatttctttgtaagtggccaaacttgcgaaatcggcaagggttcaaatacttattttccccactgtatatatagagagaaagagagagcagcgagagagagagagagaataggtgagagagacagagagaaagaaggggagagagagagagagagtgagagagaaaaagagagagagagagagagagagagagtgagagaaagggggggagagacatatatagacatgtATGTTACATTTGTGAATTTATATGGTGTCataattagattagattaaacTTTATTGCAGAGTATGGGTATAAAGCCAACGAAATGCAGTGCATTTGTGCAATtcatgcacactgtaatataagACTATGCGGAGTGAATGCTCATGCTCCACATATTTTAGCGGGGGCTATGGCTTCCTGATGAGTGATACGCAGTCACACACTGCTCTTCTACTCACTGCAGTCCAATAAACTTCCTGGACCACACGCAAAACAGAGGTCTAGTCATCGCAGCCTTTATTCTCCTCTTctgcaagctgtgtgtgttggtcattcATCCTGTCCCACTGCCCCTCACCAAAGATGAGACGCCTGCACTCAAAggttagacaaacagacacatcaaACGTCCTCATCAAACAGAAGAACtaaatctgtaaaaaaaaataaactaaatttAGTGCCACTGCCATCAGAGTGGATATTTGCTGGATCGTTTAATGTGGTTTCTGACTCTCCCCTGTTTGCTCTCCAGAAATGTGGAAGATTATGTCCATATTCTACTATCCGCTTCTCTACTACcctctgctggtgtgtgggaCCCTGCGCAATAAGCTGGGCTACGTGCTGGGCAGTGTGCTCTCCTGGACGCACCTGGCCATTCTCTGCTGGCAGAAGTATGACTGCCCCAAAACACCAGAGGTGAGCCATGAGAAACATCTGTGTAGAAGCTACAGTCAGATTAAATATGAGGACATCTGAGCtcattgtttttatggttcacaGTATAACCGTTCCTCCAAAAGACGCCAGTTAgaatgttagcaagcttttatttAGTCccaactggactggactggatgtTTGCAAGgcttttgcatgctttttagtaGCTTACCAGTTGTCTAAAATCTCCTACATATCTCCTTTTGTTATCACCCGCTAAGTAGAGAATGTATATGTGAGCATCCAAATCGATTTTGTAAGAGGGCGTATTGGTCATGGTACTGGGGATCAAGTACTGGGGATATACGCCTTTTAGCTGAAATTCTAGCGGAACTATTTCTATCATGATGCCTTTGTATAAAATTAATTCGGTGTAATTTAGTGATGACCATGATGATCTAATGCTATGacaatttaattgaaatgtTCTTATTCATGTTTATGTTATTCAGGCGTTTTAATTGTCTTTCTTgattccccttctctctttgccCTACAGATGTATAAGTACTATGGTCTGCTGAACAGCCTTCCCCAGATGGCCTGCTTTGCATTCCTTGGTTTTCAGTATCCTCTGCTTCTCCTGAAGGGATCGAACAGTGATTCAAAATCCAGTGaggtttgtgtatttgatacAAGAATTtgtctatttattattattattatatataatatattattattctttaATATTGCTCTTGTCATTTGATCTGAAATGTTCTGCCAACTTTAAGGATCTCAACAATATATAGCAAATTGacaatattttaaatgtatctTGAAGTTTTGATGGTGCGGTTGTGCATGTGGAGTTCACACAGATCTCGTGCTAGATCAGCACAGCTACTGGTGGAGTATGAACTCCCTTTAGCAAACATGCCTCCACACTACTTATAATAAGCAGCTTTGCATAATTGGTTTAAGAGACGTCACTGCTCAGACTAAGGGAAACTGCTGCTTTTCCCTTCAGTTAGAGAAGAAATACAACAACAATGTGGTGATTATGTTTTGTGCTGGAGGGATAAATTATACCGTTACACAAGTCGTGGGAGAACCTCAATGGTCCCGTCATTCTCTCACGGGCCattccaatctctctctctctctctctgtctctttctctctctctctgtcgctgtttctccctctctctctctctgtctgtctctgttcctctgctTGCTTTTGCTTCAGTTATTTCATTTGTTCTTCAGATGGAGTAAGACTGAAACTGTTGTGTCCAGAGCATGTCACTGTCAATATATGACATCATTTGAGGACGCCTGAGAAATTTACTTCCAACATATGCCTTACTGTTTTATACCCTTTCAGGATTTAAACCATGACTATTACAAAGAATATGTGAGGTCACTCCTAAAGAAAAGACCTGCCAAAACAAGGTGAAGAACATTTATTTCATAAAACAGAAGCTAGTTGGTTAAATATgcttaaatataaatattatggAGACTGTTGCCATGAAAACAGTATATCAGTAATGCAAAGGTTTTTGATATTGTGCACTATTATGTGTCAAATAATACACTTCATGGAATTTGACCacactgttgtgttttgtgtcataGCCCTGCAAGCAAAGACAAGGCCTCTCTAGCAGACAGGATCTCTGAAGCAATTAAGTCGTATGTGTACACACCTGAGAAAGGTAAATCTGATAGGACAGAGTGTTCATCTTCTTTAGTCGTGCCCAGTGGCTGACGCTAGATTATTCCTTTATGGAATAATGTCAGTCTAACAATTTACTGTTGATAGTGGCCGTACCTTGTTTGTCAATATATGTGGAATAGAGCTTCAATCCTAAATGTATGACTTGAAATCAGCTTTGGGCTTAAGGCACCCGAACGTCATACTTTGCCAAAACTGCAACAAACCTCAGATTCAGAAGCTTTTATTTATAGAAGCAAAAGAAAGACTGACCTCGGTTGAAGCAGCTTGAGTTCTTTGGATTGATTATGTTTTCAAACGAGTGAATGCAAACCAGACTCTGCACTTTGCATTCTCAGATTTCCGGTTACCCTTGAAACTGGCCATCTCTGGAGCTGTATGCTTCATGGCAGTGTACCAGGTAATTATTTCAATGTCCCTTCAGCTCTGATAAGGACTACTCTGAATCACCATCCAAAATGGAATAAGTGGTCCCTCACTAACCTCTTATACAAAATGATCTAAATCTGACTGATATAACATTTCAAGCATTGTGCTCTTCATCAAACTAGACAGAATAAATACAGCAGTAAAATAAAAGCTTCAGTACATTCATATATCTAGACAtctatccacccatccatccatccgcccatccatccatccaccgacccatccatccacccacccgtCCATcgacccacccatccatccacccatccacccacccgtCCATCCACCCATcaatccacccatccatccacccatccatccatccccccatccacccacccgtccatccacccacccatccatatataaatacatccattcatccatctaaTGTCTGCTCTGGTGTCTTCCCCGTCTCCaggtgatgctgctgctgatttgCGCTGTGATCCCTATCCTGCACATTGTGCGTGCGGGCATTAATGAGGACATCGCTTTCCTCCTGCTGGGCTTTAACATTATTCTGCACGAGGACCGCCAGGAAGTGGTCAAAATTGTCATCCACTACACCTGGTGTTTGGAAAGTGTGTTATTCCATCTACTCCTTTTGTGACTCACACGGAAGTGTACACTCCCGCAGTTTTGGAAGCATGATCTGATATATCAGACTCGATCAACTGTATCACATCTATTTCAACAGGGCAGTTGGTTCTTTTCAAAGACAAGGCACGCCTGTTCAGAAACCTCTGATGGACATAGATTAGGGAGATTATATTGCGACTACACTACATATTCCAATTACGAGATTATAAGTACATGTGAATAGTACATATGAACAATACTTTTCCTCAGATTCATATTGTtgattgttttgattgttttgtgGTGTTTTCTTGTGTTGCAGTTTGCTACCTCTGTGCAGCAACGTTATCTGGTCTGGTCTCTCTTCTGATGCTCACGAGGTCCATGGTCTTGCACAGGTAACCCCCCTCTATCCTGCTgacaaattcagtgaatttctATACAgtgaaattgtacattttagCAACGTGACTCGAGTACTAAGCAAGTAAACTCCCACCCATGTTAGCAGCGTATAACACAAGCCAAACTACAGATGACCTTTAAGTGCTCTTCCTGTAGGGCCAACCTGAAAGAGCTGTACAGGGGGCACATCTACAATGAATACAACCTCAGGAGGAAGAGTTGCATCACTCACTTCGGCATTGTTAGCTGGATGGGCTTCATCGGCTCTCAGACTGCGGTTATGTGTCTTGGTAAAGTATCGTTCATCCTACCTAGATTTGACTTGCATGGAGGATATCAGTTTGGGCCCAGTATAACTCTAGTGTCAATTTACTAACCACTACTTCAAGGCACTTTTCAGTGTTATGTACTCTATCTGTAACCATGGTCACGTTTGGAAAAACATGGGTAGCATTCTCTCCAATTGCTTACTTCTATCTTTTTGGATAAGGTCTGTTAACTACACATTTATGTCCATTtatgaccatggacttttcacCTTGCTATAAGTCTACTATTGTATCTGTCCTGTTTGGATTGACAGCCATGGCCATCCAGACACTGGTGTTCTTCCTTGGGTTCCTGTTTTTGGTTTTCCTGGTCATTATCCCCATCCTGTATGGTCAGAATCTCATGTTCTTACAGATTCTTGGCATGCTCTGGTGAGTTAAACGGACACATAAACAATGTGAATCATTGTGCAACCCATACCAGCTTCCACCTCCTGAATCCcctgcacatgtacaaacacacacacacacacacacacacacacggatggagACTTCCTGCATTATAGACTCATATGGAACATCACCATATTTGATATTATTACTGACcttaaacaaatgaaaaattGCGCTATAAGTACACCATATGGGCCATtacgcacaatcacacacacacacacacacaatcacacacacacattaagtgcACCATATGGACCATTACAAAATGCACTGGCCTTGAGCAGGTGGTGTACATCATAAGGCATGTTATGCTTACCTGACAGGCCGCTCTGGTTGATGCTGCATCATAAGGCATGTTTTGCTTATCTAACAGGCCGCTCTGGTTGATGCTGTTCCTGGTTGTGGCTATCCAGCATGTCACTGCCCAGTTCGCCTTTGTCAAAAAGGATGCAGGAACCAGGAATCTGGAAAACAGGTACTGTGACACATAgcagacaaaacaacacacactgctgccatgCTATGTCAATGCATTAGTCAGCACAGCTTTTCAGGcaatacaaaagaaaacaagtcTTTTCACTAATCATTGAACTAccatatattttaatatttaagtCAGGCACATAAATGTAGGATATTCATTACAAATCACATGAACAAAGACCCTCAGTTACTTCTGAATCATTTCTATTTCATTCCTTTAAATATTTTCCGCTTTTGTTTCAAAGTCTGTGCTGGGAGATACATTTGCCATCATCTAAAAGATGATATTTTTCTGAAGTGCATATTTGAATCAGAGTCAAACCCATGTATGTTGCGCGACTGTCCTGATTTTCAAAAtggcatctcctctctctcatgtttgaAAAGAAACAGTACAGTTACAACTCTAACCCAGTTTTCAATGGCAGGTCGGGCTTGTTCCTGCTCTCCTATCTCCTCTTCCTGCTAAACATCGTGGTGGGAGTGGTGGTTGGACTCCTGAGGATGGTCGTCACTGCACTGTATAACATCATCCACATGGGCCGTCTGGACATCAGTCTGCTGAACCGCGGATCAGAGATCTTTGATCCAGGTCAGGGCTatatgaatgaaagaaaagtgTTACAACTCACCCCGCCTTCACTCAAGGGCTAACTGCAGGGTATTGCTGGTGGTGTCAGCTACTGTATCTTGTTCCTCTGTTCTCAGGTTACCGCTGTTATACCAACTACCTGAAGGTGGAGGTGAGCCAGTCTCATCCCGTGATGAAAGCCTTCTGTGGGCTGCTGCTGCACTCTACTGGACTGGAGGGCAGCGCAGGACAAAGGATTCGTGATGCAGAAGAAGGTGAGGACACGCTCATGCAcattatacacgcacacacacacacacacacacacacatacactgtcacgcatgaacacagacccacacacatatacatacacaaacacacacacacacacacacacacacacacacacacacacacacacacacacacacacacacacacacacacacacacacacacacacacacacacacacacacacacagtcacgcatggacacagacccaaacacatatacatagcCTAAATAAAGTATACATAAAAATTAGCTAATTAAACATGACTTAATTAATACCTGTTCATGATTAAATTATCGTTATTAAACCATAAACAAATGAACGCATTGTAGTCTTTACTACTAGTGAGGCTCACTCCATTAATTTGTCTCCCCACCTTTCTTCATCAGCATGCTCCCTGCAGCCGGGCATCCCGCTGGTCCAGCAGGAGAAGCGGCAGAGCAAGGCCTCCTGCGCCCGCAGGGCACGCCACCACTGGCAGATGCTGCTCACACTGGTCAACAACCCCTCCCTGCTGGGCTCCCGCAAACACTTCCAGCTCCCGGCCTCCGACAGCACCATCAATGGGACCCTCAATCGCAGCTCTAAAGAAGGCAGCAAGAAGGAGACTGATaaggccgccgccgccgccactgccGACAACCCAGCCACAAATTGAGCACCTTACATGTAgcctaatgaatgaatgaatgctggCTTCCCAGATC is part of the Clupea harengus chromosome 6, Ch_v2.0.2, whole genome shotgun sequence genome and harbors:
- the LOC105899802 gene encoding receptor for retinol uptake stra6-like — encoded protein: MNGSDYSDYSDYSDWYSDNLEPTKTPIEVVPPCDPTADDQLFHICIAAISLVSMLILAVATRSKRMCQSFQRGSPSIFNPINFLDHTQNRGLVIAAFILLFCKLCVLVIHPVPLPLTKDETPALKEMWKIMSIFYYPLLYYPLLVCGTLRNKLGYVLGSVLSWTHLAILCWQKYDCPKTPEMYKYYGLLNSLPQMACFAFLGFQYPLLLLKGSNSDSKSSEDLNHDYYKEYVRSLLKKRPAKTSPASKDKASLADRISEAIKSYVYTPEKDFRLPLKLAISGAVCFMAVYQVMLLLICAVIPILHIVRAGINEDIAFLLLGFNIILHEDRQEVVKIVIHYTWCLEICYLCAATLSGLVSLLMLTRSMVLHRANLKELYRGHIYNEYNLRRKSCITHFGIVSWMGFIGSQTAVMCLAMAIQTLVFFLGFLFLVFLVIIPILYGQNLMFLQILGMLWPLWLMLFLVVAIQHVTAQFAFVKKDAGTRNLENRSGLFLLSYLLFLLNIVVGVVVGLLRMVVTALYNIIHMGRLDISLLNRGSEIFDPGYRCYTNYLKVEVSQSHPVMKAFCGLLLHSTGLEGSAGQRIRDAEEACSLQPGIPLVQQEKRQSKASCARRARHHWQMLLTLVNNPSLLGSRKHFQLPASDSTINGTLNRSSKEGSKKETDKAAAAATADNPATN